In Halapricum desulfuricans, a single window of DNA contains:
- a CDS encoding TIGR00725 family protein, with amino-acid sequence MRVSVIGGSSVGEQHYDRAREVGRLLGKRGHEVVCGGLTGVMEATCRGAIEAGGHTIGILPGEDRAAANEYVETTVATGMGNARNALVVLNGDAAVAIDGSTGTLSEIALALDRGLPVAGLDTHGVDGVEAVETPEQAVEYVEREIGRQ; translated from the coding sequence ATGCGAGTCAGCGTCATCGGCGGGAGCAGCGTCGGCGAACAGCACTACGATCGCGCCCGGGAAGTCGGCAGACTGCTGGGCAAGCGCGGCCACGAGGTCGTCTGTGGCGGCCTGACGGGCGTGATGGAGGCGACTTGCCGCGGCGCGATCGAGGCGGGCGGCCACACGATCGGGATCCTCCCGGGCGAGGACCGGGCCGCGGCCAACGAGTACGTCGAGACGACGGTCGCCACGGGGATGGGAAACGCCCGCAACGCGCTGGTCGTGCTCAACGGCGACGCCGCCGTCGCGATCGACGGTTCGACCGGCACGCTCTCGGAGATCGCGCTCGCGCTGGATCGCGGACTCCCGGTCGCGGGGCTCGACACCCACGGCGTCGACGGCGTCGAAGCCGTCGAGACGCCCGAACAAGCTGTCGAGTACGTCGAACGCGAGATCGGTCGGCAGTAG
- a CDS encoding amino acid transporter, translating into MVGGSDSELSRDLGLFSVFTVTTGTMIGAGIFILPGPAAEAAGPAAALSFGLAGLIALVATMCAVELATAMPKAGGSYYFTSRAMGPLVGTVVGFGTWLSLIFKGSFALVGLGWYVTEFLEVPVLAVAVAGGVLLILVNWVGAEESGKLQNVIVIGLVGILAVFAGGGALDADPGLWDPFVISGLEGIVATTGLVFISYLGVIKAVAVAEEVKDPGETLPKALFGAVIFVTLLYMGVVLIVTGVMPIEDIAASTAPVADAGGLFLGAIGGAIIAFAGILATVSTANAAVLTSSRFPFAMSRDGLLTPKLRAPSPRFGTPTFSIWLTGGVMIALVFLFDVEGLAKIGGTFGILVFALLNVTVVLLRRAQPEWYDPAYKVPLFPVLPLAGTGAALALIPFMGRDSQIVAVAFVGIGIVWYYVQTRRGEPVEPDHDLRDLLRGAQYQRSIEEKRSEFGELQTDRPHILVETVEGETHPHLETVMGAFSTHFDADLDVLTSTEVPAPIPLSTATHPVDDDWMATIESDLRVADHDISFDHVRTRDRTDALLNGINDQTQCVLVDWHDPIRTYHLRESHVDEVLRSAFPVRLAVLKHRGEGTIDDIVVATDSGPYDRAEIELADAIAATTGATLTLVQAIPEDAPEEAVASANEYLSELAGILSTPAETKLHRTADVEGALIAEANEADLLVMGAPSHPDRVHEFFGQTTDIVAAEVDSSVLVVKEPTEAIPSSRRLWRWLQDRL; encoded by the coding sequence ATGGTCGGCGGGTCCGATTCCGAACTGAGCCGTGACCTGGGGTTGTTCTCGGTGTTCACCGTGACGACCGGAACGATGATCGGAGCCGGGATCTTCATCCTTCCCGGTCCGGCCGCGGAAGCAGCGGGGCCGGCAGCGGCCCTCTCGTTCGGTCTCGCCGGGCTGATCGCGCTCGTCGCCACGATGTGTGCGGTCGAACTCGCGACAGCGATGCCCAAGGCCGGCGGGTCGTACTACTTCACGAGCCGTGCGATGGGGCCGCTCGTGGGAACCGTCGTCGGCTTCGGCACCTGGCTCTCGCTCATCTTCAAGGGCTCGTTCGCGCTCGTGGGACTCGGGTGGTACGTCACTGAGTTCCTCGAGGTGCCTGTCCTCGCCGTCGCCGTCGCCGGCGGCGTCCTGTTGATTCTGGTCAACTGGGTGGGGGCCGAGGAGAGCGGCAAACTCCAGAACGTCATCGTCATCGGTCTGGTCGGCATCCTCGCGGTCTTCGCCGGCGGTGGCGCTCTGGACGCCGATCCCGGGCTGTGGGACCCGTTCGTCATTAGCGGTCTCGAGGGGATCGTGGCGACGACCGGGCTCGTGTTCATCTCGTATCTCGGCGTCATCAAGGCAGTCGCGGTCGCCGAGGAAGTCAAGGATCCGGGCGAGACGCTCCCGAAGGCACTGTTCGGCGCGGTCATCTTCGTCACGTTGCTGTACATGGGCGTGGTGTTGATCGTGACTGGGGTCATGCCGATCGAAGACATCGCCGCGAGTACGGCACCCGTCGCGGACGCCGGCGGCCTCTTCCTCGGTGCGATCGGCGGTGCGATCATCGCGTTCGCTGGCATTCTCGCCACTGTCTCGACCGCCAACGCCGCGGTGCTGACCTCCTCGCGGTTCCCGTTCGCAATGTCGCGCGACGGGCTCCTCACGCCGAAGCTCCGAGCGCCTTCACCCCGGTTCGGTACGCCGACGTTCTCTATCTGGTTGACCGGCGGTGTGATGATCGCGCTCGTGTTCCTGTTCGACGTCGAGGGACTGGCGAAGATCGGCGGGACGTTCGGGATCCTAGTGTTCGCGCTGTTGAACGTCACCGTCGTGTTGCTTCGACGCGCCCAGCCCGAGTGGTACGATCCGGCGTACAAGGTACCGCTGTTCCCGGTGTTACCGCTCGCCGGGACGGGAGCCGCACTGGCGCTGATCCCGTTCATGGGCCGGGACTCTCAGATCGTCGCCGTCGCGTTCGTCGGGATCGGTATCGTCTGGTATTACGTCCAGACACGGCGGGGCGAACCCGTCGAGCCCGACCACGACCTCAGAGACCTCCTCCGGGGCGCACAGTATCAACGTTCGATCGAGGAGAAGCGATCGGAGTTCGGCGAACTGCAGACAGACAGGCCACACATCCTCGTCGAGACGGTCGAAGGGGAGACCCACCCGCATCTTGAAACCGTGATGGGAGCGTTCAGCACGCACTTCGACGCGGACCTGGACGTGCTCACGAGTACGGAAGTGCCGGCACCGATCCCGCTTTCGACAGCCACGCATCCCGTTGACGACGACTGGATGGCCACGATCGAAAGCGACCTGCGCGTGGCTGATCACGACATCTCCTTCGATCACGTCCGGACGCGCGATCGGACGGACGCGCTGTTGAACGGAATCAACGATCAGACTCAGTGCGTGCTCGTCGACTGGCACGACCCCATCCGGACGTACCACCTCCGGGAGAGCCACGTCGACGAAGTGTTGCGCTCTGCGTTCCCGGTGCGGCTGGCCGTCCTGAAACATCGCGGTGAGGGCACTATCGACGATATCGTCGTCGCCACCGACTCCGGGCCGTACGACCGGGCCGAGATCGAACTGGCCGACGCCATCGCCGCGACGACCGGGGCGACGCTCACCCTCGTGCAGGCGATTCCGGAGGACGCCCCCGAAGAAGCGGTCGCGTCGGCCAACGAGTACCTCTCGGAGCTCGCCGGCATCCTCTCGACGCCGGCCGAGACGAAGCTCCACCGCACGGCGGACGTCGAGGGCGCGCTGATCGCGGAGGCGAACGAGGCTGACCTCCTCGTGATGGGTGCCCCGTCACACCCCGACCGCGTCCACGAGTTCTTCGGACAGACGACCGATATCGTCGCCGCCGAGGTCGACAGCTCCGTGCTGGTCGTCAAAGAGCCGACCGAGGCGATTCCCTCTTCTCGACGGCTCTGGCGGTGGCTGCAGGATCGGCTGTGA
- a CDS encoding PadR family transcriptional regulator has protein sequence MYDLTGFQRDLLYVIAGKEEPHGLAIKEELEEYYEKEIHHGRLYPNLDTLVDKGLVEKGQRDRRTNYYSLTRRGRREIEARREWEQQYVDL, from the coding sequence ATGTACGACTTGACAGGATTCCAGCGAGACTTGCTATATGTCATCGCCGGGAAAGAGGAGCCGCACGGGCTCGCAATCAAAGAAGAACTCGAGGAATACTACGAGAAGGAGATCCACCACGGGCGGCTGTACCCGAATCTCGATACGCTCGTCGACAAGGGTCTCGTCGAGAAGGGACAGCGCGACCGACGGACGAACTATTACAGCCTGACTCGGCGCGGCCGTCGAGAGATCGAGGCGCGACGCGAATGGGAACAGCAGTACGTCGATCTGTAG
- a CDS encoding DUF7565 family protein, which yields MTSWECAIEGDGRTFDRVEDLIVHQATDHPRVECKVCGTVLPDGYFAIRHAFEEHSRAEYVRAYDATAREVRKRESVKETIESEADLRDVVDRLEGGSGAV from the coding sequence ATGACCAGCTGGGAGTGCGCTATCGAGGGCGACGGCCGAACGTTCGACCGGGTCGAGGACCTGATCGTCCACCAGGCGACCGACCACCCTCGCGTCGAGTGCAAGGTCTGCGGGACGGTCCTGCCCGACGGCTATTTCGCGATCCGCCACGCCTTCGAAGAGCACAGCCGGGCCGAATACGTCCGGGCGTACGACGCGACGGCCAGGGAAGTCCGCAAGCGTGAGAGCGTCAAGGAGACGATCGAGAGCGAAGCCGACCTCCGGGACGTCGTCGATCGGCTCGAAGGCGGCTCTGGAGCGGTCTGA
- a CDS encoding PHP domain-containing protein, whose amino-acid sequence MTGTDGTHVDLHVKVLDDGVVERAKARGLDVVVYAPHFTRWPTIARRAAAFSDEDLLVVPGREIFTGPWYDRRHVLALDLDEPIPDFVTLEGAMAELRRQAATVLAPHPTFLSVSLGREQLREYRPTIDAVEAYNPKHLPWHNRRAQSLASDLDLPAFASSYAHLPRTVGEVWTRFESEIRTAGDLVDALESGAQRRLFHRSGHRHRARKLLEFSHLGYENTWKKFDRIALSGMEATHPGHVAYGGRFDDVRVV is encoded by the coding sequence GTGACCGGAACCGACGGGACGCATGTGGACCTCCACGTCAAGGTACTCGACGACGGCGTCGTCGAGCGGGCCAAAGCCCGCGGGCTCGACGTGGTGGTGTACGCACCGCATTTCACGCGCTGGCCGACGATCGCACGGCGGGCCGCGGCGTTCAGCGACGAGGACCTCCTCGTCGTACCGGGCCGGGAGATATTCACCGGACCGTGGTACGACAGGCGACACGTGCTGGCGCTCGATCTCGACGAACCGATCCCGGATTTCGTCACGCTCGAGGGGGCGATGGCCGAACTGCGTCGCCAGGCTGCCACCGTCCTCGCGCCCCATCCGACGTTTCTGAGCGTCAGTCTCGGCCGCGAACAACTCCGGGAGTACCGGCCCACGATCGACGCGGTCGAGGCGTACAACCCCAAGCACCTGCCCTGGCACAACCGGCGTGCCCAGTCGCTCGCGAGCGACCTCGATCTGCCGGCGTTCGCCTCCTCGTACGCGCATCTGCCGCGGACCGTCGGCGAAGTCTGGACCCGCTTCGAGAGCGAGATCCGGACTGCGGGCGACCTCGTCGACGCCCTCGAAAGCGGCGCTCAGCGACGCCTCTTTCACCGATCGGGGCACAGACATCGCGCCCGCAAACTACTGGAGTTCTCCCATCTGGGCTACGAGAACACCTGGAAGAAGTTCGACCGGATCGCCCTGTCGGGGATGGAGGCGACCCATCCCGGCCACGTCGCCTACGGCGGGCGGTTCGACGACGTCCGCGTCGTCTAG
- a CDS encoding metal-dependent hydrolase translates to MNKRGHVLNAILLSVGIGIIVQPSADLETVRTITEVLVPVVLGALFPDVDTAFGTHRKTLHNLPVLGIVLAYPIYFANLQYVWIGVLTHYVLDVLGSRRGIALFYPLWDEEFNLPVGVPVSSKWATPMMLTVTAFELVVAAGLVYGTPPELQAQVQQVVGL, encoded by the coding sequence ATGAACAAGCGCGGCCACGTGTTGAACGCCATCCTGTTGAGCGTCGGCATCGGGATCATCGTCCAGCCGAGCGCCGACCTCGAGACTGTGCGGACGATCACCGAGGTGCTCGTCCCGGTCGTGCTCGGGGCGCTGTTCCCCGACGTGGACACGGCGTTCGGAACGCATCGCAAGACGCTACACAACCTCCCTGTGCTCGGGATCGTCCTCGCCTATCCGATCTACTTCGCCAATCTCCAGTACGTCTGGATCGGCGTGCTCACCCACTACGTGCTCGACGTCCTGGGGAGCCGCCGCGGGATCGCGCTGTTTTACCCGCTCTGGGACGAGGAGTTCAACCTCCCGGTGGGCGTGCCCGTCAGCAGCAAGTGGGCGACCCCGATGATGCTCACAGTGACGGCGTTCGAACTCGTCGTCGCGGCGGGACTCGTCTACGGGACGCCACCCGAACTGCAGGCGCAGGTCCAGCAGGTCGTCGGCCTCTAG
- a CDS encoding CinA family protein, translated as MDAHGGTRELAARLRDRLAEADETLAVAETCTGGGVGAALTAVPGASEYLDRVLVPYDYDALRTVTGINRETLDRHGAVSEAATAELARAARDLSDVTWGIANTGVAGPGGGTAETPVGTAFVAVADAAPWESGDSATAVEQYRFDGDRQAVRERIVRQSLTDLLDAIGRER; from the coding sequence ATGGACGCTCACGGTGGGACACGCGAACTGGCGGCGCGCCTGCGGGACCGACTGGCCGAGGCCGACGAGACGCTGGCCGTCGCCGAGACCTGTACCGGCGGCGGCGTCGGCGCGGCGCTGACGGCCGTCCCGGGGGCCAGCGAGTACCTCGATCGAGTGCTCGTTCCCTACGACTACGACGCGTTGCGGACGGTGACCGGTATCAATCGCGAAACGCTCGACCGACACGGTGCCGTCAGCGAGGCCGCGACCGCCGAGCTCGCCCGGGCCGCCCGTGACCTGTCCGACGTGACGTGGGGAATCGCCAACACCGGCGTCGCCGGGCCCGGGGGCGGCACCGCCGAAACGCCCGTCGGAACGGCCTTCGTCGCCGTCGCCGACGCCGCCCCCTGGGAAAGCGGCGACTCCGCGACCGCCGTCGAGCAGTACCGTTTCGACGGCGATCGGCAGGCGGTCCGCGAGCGGATCGTCCGGCAGTCGCTGACCGATCTGCTCGACGCGATCGGCCGGGAGCGGTAG
- a CDS encoding AbrB/MazE/SpoVT family DNA-binding domain-containing protein, protein MAKVDSKGRVVLPKELREELGITPGTEVEIREEDGRAVVEPEDAPDEVLERMERLVAEASAEREETAGIDEGVEPVARKHRDAIRRGAEKYGGSDAEGRDNG, encoded by the coding sequence ATGGCGAAAGTCGATTCGAAAGGGCGTGTCGTCCTCCCGAAAGAGCTACGGGAGGAGCTCGGCATCACACCTGGGACGGAGGTCGAGATCCGTGAAGAGGATGGTCGAGCCGTCGTCGAACCAGAAGACGCCCCCGACGAAGTGCTTGAACGCATGGAGCGACTCGTCGCAGAGGCGTCCGCAGAGCGCGAGGAGACGGCGGGGATCGACGAAGGGGTCGAACCAGTCGCTCGGAAGCATCGAGACGCTATTCGGCGCGGCGCCGAAAAGTACGGGGGAAGCGACGCTGAGGGCCGCGACAATGGGTGA
- a CDS encoding type II toxin-antitoxin system VapC family toxin translates to MGDAGGPYLFDVGVIALAHTATSVRDAALSYVRDAIAGEIDAVVPYPALFGAHTVLTTSYGHSGQNASRLLQNFMDAQRIRWYDGLAPDTVRGGFSQASDANVDGWDGYYAQVAIEEGVETVVTIDDDFERFDEFETEIVLSAEEFDRLNEFIKSD, encoded by the coding sequence ATGGGTGACGCGGGTGGGCCGTACCTGTTCGACGTTGGGGTGATTGCTCTTGCACACACGGCGACATCCGTCCGTGACGCCGCGCTCTCGTATGTCCGAGATGCCATCGCCGGCGAGATCGATGCCGTGGTCCCGTACCCGGCGCTGTTCGGGGCCCACACTGTCCTGACGACCTCCTATGGACACTCCGGCCAGAATGCGTCCCGATTGCTACAGAACTTCATGGACGCACAGCGAATCCGCTGGTACGACGGGCTGGCCCCAGATACGGTTCGGGGCGGTTTCTCACAGGCAAGTGACGCGAACGTCGACGGCTGGGACGGGTACTACGCGCAGGTCGCGATCGAAGAAGGCGTCGAGACGGTGGTGACGATAGACGACGATTTCGAACGGTTCGACGAGTTCGAAACTGAGATCGTTCTCTCGGCCGAGGAATTCGACCGCCTGAACGAGTTCATTAAATCAGATTGA
- a CDS encoding antitoxin VapB family protein encodes MSQQVRLSDDVYERIKSHKQADETFSEAVDRLIGGKSLRDLRGVFDDDQVATMREAIEDADREDQRAVREVAERFE; translated from the coding sequence ATGAGCCAGCAGGTCCGACTGAGTGACGACGTATACGAGCGGATCAAGAGCCACAAGCAAGCGGACGAGACGTTTTCCGAGGCCGTCGATCGGCTGATCGGGGGGAAATCGCTCCGGGATCTCCGCGGCGTGTTCGACGACGACCAGGTGGCAACGATGCGGGAGGCGATCGAAGATGCGGACCGTGAGGATCAGCGGGCGGTCCGGGAGGTCGCGGAGCGGTTCGAATGA
- a CDS encoding PIN domain-containing protein, translating into MIVDTSFVLDVIDGVEAAAEKEQALESDGVPLVIPSMTLLELYIGVGKVAQTQAERRRAEGVLASYPVADLTPSVARRAGRLLGEQMADGPDGDGPGIGKGDAAIAATALERDEPVLAADRHYEQIPGVTVETYR; encoded by the coding sequence ATGATCGTCGACACGAGTTTCGTCCTTGACGTTATCGACGGCGTTGAGGCAGCTGCCGAGAAAGAGCAGGCACTCGAATCTGACGGCGTCCCGCTGGTGATCCCATCGATGACACTGTTGGAGCTGTACATCGGTGTCGGCAAGGTCGCACAGACGCAAGCGGAGCGTCGAAGAGCCGAAGGTGTACTGGCTTCGTATCCAGTGGCGGATCTGACGCCGAGCGTCGCACGGCGTGCTGGTCGCTTGCTGGGCGAGCAGATGGCTGACGGACCGGACGGCGACGGTCCCGGGATCGGGAAAGGGGACGCGGCAATCGCCGCAACAGCGCTGGAGCGTGACGAGCCGGTACTCGCCGCCGACCGCCACTATGAGCAGATTCCAGGCGTAACAGTCGAAACGTACCGATGA
- a CDS encoding bis(5'-nucleosyl)-tetraphosphatase, translating to MIEATSAGAILFRDTRGRREYLLLKSRPGDWEFPKGGVEGQEELQQTAIREVKEEAGIEEFRLLDGFREDYDYIFEANGNTIHKTVHLFVAKSYEASAELSNEHRDLQWRDYKQAINTITQDGPREILEDAHDFLDDKRERGDI from the coding sequence ATGATAGAGGCCACGAGCGCGGGAGCGATCCTCTTTCGCGATACGCGTGGCCGTCGTGAATACCTCCTGTTGAAAAGCCGGCCCGGCGACTGGGAATTTCCCAAAGGCGGGGTCGAAGGCCAGGAGGAGTTACAGCAGACGGCCATCCGCGAAGTGAAAGAGGAAGCCGGGATCGAGGAGTTCCGACTCCTCGACGGCTTCCGCGAGGACTACGATTACATCTTCGAAGCGAACGGCAACACGATCCACAAGACCGTCCACCTGTTCGTCGCCAAGTCCTACGAGGCGAGCGCCGAACTGTCGAACGAACACCGCGACCTGCAGTGGCGTGACTACAAGCAGGCGATCAACACCATCACCCAGGACGGACCGCGGGAAATCCTCGAGGACGCACACGACTTCCTCGACGACAAGCGAGAGCGGGGCGACATCTAG
- a CDS encoding DUF5787 family protein: protein MDADSEFVFELQVCQWAERDWPPERARPILIARQLGTKRRRWDTIVVECDPDALETRARFGRERLDSDLLDVLRHAPEEWAWYRDALPDPGYPWRYVRESIHRADDREILETRTRGNRLQIRRRWAYPDWVERIVAIENKPDFDASAARALTDQLQRDVAVGLADEVWVATAGGREQFERALLEDVPVEVGILLVEGRDAEAIWQPRSLSPEQPGTRIEQRPDGGERDASAARFSYVDPDWKREKRLAIAERAYERGFRSYVGTMRPDCRHFELDDVPAGFLPHCDAKSCHQTASECRGGCPEYEPEPPTWRTGGWPIDGGPGAGVRRLLERQRLRTRPGLEE from the coding sequence GTGGACGCAGACAGCGAGTTCGTCTTCGAGTTGCAGGTCTGTCAGTGGGCCGAACGGGACTGGCCGCCGGAACGGGCGCGGCCGATCCTGATCGCCCGCCAGCTCGGCACGAAGCGACGGCGCTGGGACACGATCGTCGTCGAGTGCGATCCGGACGCGCTCGAAACACGAGCACGGTTCGGCCGCGAGCGCCTCGATTCCGACCTGCTCGACGTGCTCCGGCACGCCCCTGAGGAGTGGGCGTGGTACCGGGACGCCCTGCCCGATCCGGGCTATCCCTGGCGGTACGTCCGCGAGTCGATCCACCGGGCCGACGACCGCGAGATTCTCGAGACGCGAACGCGGGGCAACCGACTGCAGATCCGCCGACGCTGGGCCTACCCCGACTGGGTCGAACGGATCGTCGCGATCGAGAACAAGCCGGACTTCGACGCCAGTGCCGCCCGCGCACTGACCGACCAGCTCCAGCGCGACGTCGCCGTCGGGCTGGCCGACGAGGTGTGGGTGGCGACGGCCGGCGGCCGCGAGCAGTTCGAGCGCGCGCTGCTTGAGGACGTCCCGGTCGAGGTCGGCATCCTGCTTGTCGAGGGGCGCGACGCCGAGGCGATCTGGCAGCCGCGGTCGCTGTCGCCCGAGCAGCCGGGCACCCGGATCGAACAGCGACCGGACGGGGGCGAACGCGACGCCTCGGCGGCTCGGTTTTCCTACGTCGATCCGGACTGGAAACGCGAGAAGCGACTGGCGATCGCCGAGCGGGCCTACGAACGTGGCTTCCGGTCGTACGTCGGGACGATGCGCCCCGACTGCCGACACTTCGAGCTGGACGACGTTCCGGCCGGGTTCCTGCCTCACTGCGACGCGAAGTCGTGTCACCAGACAGCGAGCGAGTGTCGCGGCGGCTGTCCGGAATACGAGCCGGAACCGCCGACCTGGCGGACCGGCGGCTGGCCGATCGACGGCGGTCCGGGGGCCGGGGTCAGGCGGTTGCTCGAGCGCCAGCGACTGCGAACCCGACCCGGACTCGAAGAGTGA
- a CDS encoding SDR family oxidoreductase, producing the protein MAKTVLITGCSSGIGRATAEAFLEDEWTVYATARDEADLSELAQAGCETAELDVTNARAVERVVDRIVDEQGRIDCLVNNAGTAQFGPLEDVPTDALEDQFDVNVYGPHRLIREVLPHMRDRERGRIVNVSSVTGFLATPGEGAYSASKFALEGLSDALRNEVDQYGIDVVVVQPGPVATEFERRVEASRDCLKRSGAYETIYEIQDDRVAIEASDSFGMAPEAVATTIKDAATVTDPDPRYPVGRLAKAATLARYLPDRVRDRLWALLRRVTSLR; encoded by the coding sequence ATGGCAAAGACGGTGCTGATAACGGGGTGTTCGTCGGGCATCGGACGCGCGACCGCCGAGGCCTTCCTCGAGGACGAGTGGACGGTCTACGCGACCGCCCGCGACGAGGCGGATCTCTCTGAACTTGCGCAAGCGGGCTGTGAGACGGCCGAGCTGGACGTGACGAACGCCCGCGCGGTCGAACGCGTCGTCGATCGGATCGTCGACGAACAGGGGCGGATCGACTGCCTGGTCAACAACGCCGGGACGGCCCAGTTCGGGCCGCTGGAGGACGTCCCCACGGACGCCCTCGAGGACCAGTTCGACGTGAACGTCTACGGGCCACACCGGCTGATCCGCGAGGTGTTGCCTCACATGCGCGATCGCGAGCGGGGCCGTATCGTCAACGTCTCCAGCGTGACCGGCTTTCTCGCCACGCCGGGCGAGGGGGCCTACAGCGCGTCGAAGTTCGCCCTCGAAGGGCTCAGCGACGCGCTCCGCAACGAGGTCGATCAGTACGGGATCGACGTGGTGGTCGTCCAGCCCGGGCCCGTCGCGACCGAGTTCGAGCGCCGCGTCGAGGCCTCGCGCGACTGCCTGAAGCGGTCAGGTGCCTACGAGACGATCTACGAGATCCAGGACGACCGCGTCGCCATCGAGGCCAGCGACTCCTTCGGGATGGCCCCCGAGGCGGTGGCGACGACGATCAAAGACGCCGCGACGGTGACCGATCCCGACCCGCGCTATCCCGTCGGCCGGCTCGCGAAGGCGGCCACGCTCGCGCGGTACCTCCCGGATCGGGTTCGCGACCGGCTCTGGGCTCTGCTCCGACGGGTGACTTCGCTCCGCTAA
- a CDS encoding glycerate kinase type-2 family protein produces MIRNRDELATTRARELALSCLEAGIEAARPDRVVAEQVAVEGDALSIAGTRYDLSAYDELVLLGGGKAADAVARALEGVLDDRLDRGLVVTSDPVETDAVEVVEGSHPVPDERAREGTRAILDRARDHDERTLLLVSITGGGSALLPLPAGDVRLRDLQAITEALVESGAAIEEINAVRKHLSLIKGGGLARAAAPATVVGLVFSDVVGNDFATIASGPTAPDETTYGDALSVLDRYDVDAPEPVVEHLRAGVAGDYDETPSDGLSHVDNHVLASAWTALSAAEDAVADTEYEPVVLSSRIRGEATEAALSQVAIAEECRATGRPIEPPAVLLSGGETTVTVLGNGEGGPNLEFALRAGIELPEGVVCASVDTDGSDGATDAAGALVDSATVEDPAAARRALVENDALSVLDDAGALIETGPTGTNVNDLRVLVVE; encoded by the coding sequence ATGATCCGAAACCGCGACGAACTGGCGACCACGCGGGCCCGGGAGCTCGCGCTGTCCTGTCTCGAGGCGGGCATCGAGGCCGCCCGGCCGGACCGCGTCGTCGCCGAACAGGTCGCCGTCGAGGGCGACGCGCTCTCGATCGCCGGGACTCGCTACGATCTGTCGGCGTACGACGAACTCGTCCTGCTCGGTGGGGGCAAGGCCGCCGACGCCGTCGCCCGGGCGCTGGAGGGCGTTCTCGACGACCGACTCGACCGGGGGCTGGTCGTGACAAGCGATCCCGTCGAGACCGACGCCGTCGAGGTCGTCGAGGGGTCCCATCCCGTGCCGGACGAGCGCGCTCGTGAGGGTACCAGAGCGATCCTGGACCGGGCGCGCGATCACGACGAGCGGACGCTCCTGCTTGTCTCGATAACCGGCGGCGGAAGCGCCTTGCTCCCGCTGCCTGCCGGGGACGTCCGGTTGCGCGATCTGCAGGCGATCACCGAGGCGCTCGTCGAGAGCGGCGCGGCGATCGAGGAGATCAACGCCGTCCGCAAGCACCTCTCGCTGATCAAGGGCGGCGGGCTGGCGCGGGCGGCCGCGCCGGCGACTGTCGTCGGACTGGTCTTCTCCGATGTCGTCGGCAACGACTTCGCCACGATCGCTTCGGGCCCGACCGCTCCCGACGAGACCACATATGGAGACGCGCTGTCCGTCCTCGATCGGTACGACGTGGACGCGCCGGAACCAGTCGTCGAGCACCTCAGGGCGGGCGTCGCCGGCGACTACGACGAGACGCCGTCGGACGGGTTGTCACACGTCGACAATCACGTGCTGGCCAGCGCGTGGACGGCGCTCTCGGCCGCCGAAGACGCCGTCGCCGACACCGAGTACGAACCGGTCGTCCTCTCCTCGCGGATCCGCGGGGAGGCCACCGAGGCGGCGCTGAGCCAGGTCGCGATCGCCGAGGAGTGTCGCGCGACCGGCCGTCCGATCGAACCACCGGCGGTGTTGCTCTCGGGGGGCGAGACGACGGTGACGGTCCTCGGCAACGGCGAGGGCGGGCCGAATCTGGAGTTCGCACTGCGGGCGGGGATCGAGCTCCCGGAGGGCGTCGTCTGTGCCAGCGTCGACACCGACGGCTCGGACGGGGCGACCGACGCCGCGGGCGCGCTCGTCGACAGCGCGACCGTCGAGGACCCGGCGGCCGCCCGGCGCGCGCTCGTCGAAAACGACGCGCTGTCGGTCCTCGACGACGCCGGCGCGCTGATCGAAACCGGGCCGACGGGGACGAACGTCAACGACCTGCGCGTGCTGGTCGTCGAGTGA